The window AATCTAGAGAGGAGTTCTATTCCCGGCCGAAAACGAAGAGGACGCCAGACAACTAACAACCTTGTCTGACTCCCCGCTGTAGGGAGAAAAAAGTCGAAGCATAACCGTTATTCAGAACACAGCTGGTAACATCATTATAGAAAATTTTTATCCAATTTTGAATGTCATTGCGGAAGTTGAGGAGCTGAAGTGTTCTAAGAGATAGTTCCATTCAATGGAATCGAACGCTTTTTTGAAGTCCAAGAAAATGGCAATACCTTTTTGATTTAGCTTATCTGTGAAATTGTATTAAGACGAAGATTATCCTTACAATTTCACCAATGTAGCGGCCTTTAACATAACCAGTTTGATCGGGGTTTATTAACGTTGGCCAGactttttcaattctcttggCTATAAACTTAAGTGAGAATCTTTAGTCGACGTTCAGAAGAGAGATGGGCCTTGGATTTTCTAGAAGAGTTTTATCCTTGGATTTTTTTGGGATAAGCGAGATTATTCCTCGTCTTTGGCTTATAGAAAGCATACCATGCTGAGATGCAAAGTTGTAGCTGGCTAGCAGATCATGACAGATGTCAGGCCAAAAGAATCGGTAGAATTCAGCTGGCAGACCATCAGTGCCCGGGGTTTTGTTATTGTCGAAGTCCTTGAGCGCATTTGTGCATTCTTCTTCGTTTACTATAAATCCTTCACAAGATTTTTTCTCTTCTACGCTTAGTGCGGTTACGTTTTCTGAATTTAAAAATGGGAGTTCTTGAAAATTTCGGGATTGATATTGGTGGAGCGGTATAACGACTCataaaatttttttcttcttctaagGACCTCTAAGATTTCGAATTGATCTTCTATGTAACATTTTTCCCCAACTTTGAGTTTTGAGGCTCTTTTAATATCATGATGGCGTTTTTCTAAGCTGTTTCGTATGCTTCATAATTTaagtatttgcatgataatgtatcattgacatttaaatgatatggtaatacCGTCGTTTTCATCTCAGCGGGAACATATGACGGGAAAACATGCCCTAATGGGCTGCAAACGtgacaagttttgtcttcaatcaATTGAAGTTTGAGAGATGTTTATGCAAGTTTTCCCAGAATGGCGGCAAGACTGGACATCGAAGACTTTTCTAAGAAATTGACCCTAATTCTGATAAAGTATGGTTCAAATACTTCCGAACTATCGCGCACAAGAGTTTCAACTGTTTGCTTAACggctgccaaactcaaacttcaaagaacatgttttccTGCCATGTGTCCACACTTAGATGAGAACGACGTTACCTGGAACAAAAAGACTTGTTctcaaaggatttgaattgggtacaaaattTAGTTAGCTGATTTAGTCTACTGAAACCACTGCACGAGACTTCTGAGATAGACTGCAAAACActcgtattttttgcgaacgcaagcgacacggtaaaataatattcaaacgaaaggtctggagcgagtgtgaggctcgcgcgcttcacacgcgagggTCTAATAATCTCTATTTTATTCACAATCATACAAATTCCAGGAAGCTGGAATAGGTTTTCTTTGTAACAATATTTATGCTTACTAAACTAGCCTCAAATGTGGGAAAAATGCTAGTAAGAATGAAGtccaaaagaaataattatttgcaatGATAACAACCTATGAATATCATTTCAAAATCTAGGAACTAAAGCTGTACATTTGGTATAATTTTTTAGTACAAATCGCGGGTCACCACTAAAAACAACCTGTAAAGAATCTATAAATTACTAAATAATACCGTCAGTACCGAAAATTACCCATTCAATTTTTCTCTTGTCGATTAAGAAGTATACGATACGTATTTTATAAGTATCCTGGGTATGGCCCTGGGTAACTTGCCCAATATGGAGGTGGCGGCGAATAAGGAGGCACCTGACTGTTCCAAGGAAAGGATGAGGGGTACGCGTACTCTGGCTTTAGATCATGTCTCAGCACAAAAGGTCTTTCGGGATACGGTGAAGGTTGGTAGGGCGGAGGCTGGTACGGGCGACCTTGGAAACTGTTGTTCATGTTGTGGGCAAGGTTATTAATCGATGCCAGTTTGGATCTTCGTTCGACGTCTTCAGCctgttttcttttctccttcATACGTCTGTTTTGGAACCAAGTCTTTACCTGCAACATTAGAGAGATCACAAATGGAAGTTTATTTAACATAAAACGCAAAAGGATTTCCGCTAAGCTGACTTCAATTTAGATAAAATTTCCTTCCGATGAGTGAAATTTGAATACCAGGACATAAAGGCATtttatcgatcagtttcatCAGATTGTTACAAAAACACATCCTAATACAATCAGGACTAAACCCAACAACATCATACGACGAATGTGCAATTTGATTCGCTTGTGTACTTCAAGCACAAGAAACGAACGTggaaaaacgagaaaaaaaatagaaatatcaacaaaaatagTAGAATGAAACCAAAAATTGCAACGAGCGCGTTTAACTTGATTAAGCACAACTGTGATGGTAGGAACAAATCGATACTTTTTCGGTAAAAATTGCCAATTAAGTTTTCAGCTATACCGAACCATGTGACCAGGACAGCGAGCAAACCCGAGTCACGACGAGACAAAAACTGAACGGATTCAAGCAAAGAAGCTTACCTGTGTTTCGGTCAGCCGTAGCTTTTCTGCAATTCTTTTTCTGTCCCTGCTGCCCAGGTATTTTTGGTGTTCAAAAACTCGCTCTAAGTGCAGTACTTGTTCGAGCGCGAAGGATGAACGAGATTTCGTGGACTTCTGTTTGTGCATTGGTTGCTTATCAAAATCTAAACATCAAAATGAAGGCAAAAGTACTCATTGTTTAGGGCTGAAACAATTGTTGTGCAATATCCACACctgttaaattaattttaactcTTGTGTTGTTAGACAAAATTACCCTGGTCGAAAACAGGCCCTCTTAAACAGAGTGGGTCAGAACTTCCACTCGAGATTCGACTCGCGAAGCGACTACCCAGACTGACTTGATCTATTGGGTAAACAGTACAACATCATCTAATTGATCGATGGTGAGAGCAGCGTATTAAACGTGACGAGCCATACAGAAACTACCGGATACCAACTCAAATGTCTGTGCCTTACAAAAAGGCGTTTAATCGTGTGTTTGTCGTTTTGTAATACTGTGCTACAACATTTTCACTCAATTTACTTCTCAAACTGTACGAAACACAGAAGCAGCAAAGATGTGCTTTAAAATCGAATCGAATTTTACCCATCATGATCAACCGTCATAGACAGAGTTCATAacataaataatattaaaagTATCATCAGTTTCGGATTCATTGCGACTTTGGGTTATTGCGATTTTTAAGTGTTCCGATTTGGAAATACAATGATAAAGCGATTGAACATATCTTACTCACCATTCATCTGGTCTATCCGTTCAGCATATTGTGGAAACTGGTTTGAATCAGGAGATGGTAAAAGGGTCTTTTTCTTTAGATCACTAGAATCCCGGCCGTTCATGTCAGCTAAGGTACCAATAACGTCTTGAAAACTATGTTTAGACGAATCTGGTCCTTCCATAATATTATAGTTCTTGACTTGGCAAGTGAAAGTGAGTAGAGTGAAGCTTCTGAAGCTTGTTGGCGCTTTTAAATCCACCACGCTGGCGGTTTTTTTAACGGCGTTTAAAAAAGCGCGGCACGCGTGGCAAAAAGCGAGGCACGCGTGACAAAAAGCGCGGCACGCGACGCCGCGCGCATAATCATTGGCCATCGCGCGACTATTGTCAAAAATCGGTGAGTCCAAAGAAACATTCGATTTTGATATTCTTTTAATGTTGCGGTATGTTCTTACAATGTAATGCTTTTAAATGCCGATCATTTCGCAATCGATTGCTTTGCTCGGTGAAGAGAAATCCATTGAAATTGATAGCCACAAGCGACACTTGAAGGCATTTAGGTGATTATATAAGCCTTTAACGAGTAATCAGTAAAAGTAATTTATCTTTTCAACTTTACCCTGGCTTCCGGAACTGACTTTTTTTTCTTCGAACTCTAAAAGAACTTGAGCCGCGAGACAAATAACACGCGGGTCTTGATCTAAGCGGCATAACTTATTCTAACTCGATGAAGAACCATGATAGAAAAGAAATGGTTTATTAATGTGTCAATGTATTTAGTTTTTTCAACTAATTGGGGACTCAACAgaataagaaaaatatataaataacatATTAAAGTAATATATGCAGTTGTGAAATATTTAACAACCATTccccgaagtggaggtggctagcggtggatatttaccgagccgcgaagcggcgaggtaaatatccaccgctagccaccgacactgaggtgaatagttgttttagtatatactaaaacagtgagataatatacagcacaaaaaattaatctgGGTGTTTTCTtcacttcgcctcatatgttctctatatttacctatgtggcacacacagtgagcctgggttacctgtggtttgacgagccaatcagcacgcgagttcaacgctatccactgttttagtatatactaaatatatatatcaaacgaaaatgtgcaaaataagACAATAGACATAAAAATCAGTAGTCTAAGGATTTGCAGAGGTTACAGCTATTATCGTTCTTGTTTAAAAATGACGTTAGGTCTATTTTCCTGTTCTTTTAAAAGATTCAATGTTCAAGGAGtcctttaatttatttcttagTTTGGACCATATGTAAGGTCCTTGGTTTCTTAAAGAATGCTTTCCATAGGTAATAGTGTTAagtacggtgcctactaattcaaaggtattttttcccggtttatgatgaatatgcgggaaaagcagatcttaacaagtgttattaaaatccaaaaagaaaattgggggtaaccacgcatttttcaaagattattaatcaacaatattcgcaaaaagcttttaaatacaaagaaatgtatggcgttcttttccaaagtgaagcttaattatctctgaaaaatgcgtggctacccccaattttctttttggataccaagagtacttgccGAGTTCCGCTTTCTCCGCATAGCTCGAAACTgcgcaaaaacatccctgtattggtaagcaccaccaataggaaaccagagtatcttgagatgcgaagaacgtatgcgcagtaataatagtaggcaccgtccttaaaagtaAGGATATCGAAGCCGCTGTTTCTTAGTGAATATCTAGAGTTTTTCTGCCTAAATTAATAATATGCGGTGCAAGGCCATTGCTCCCAGAACATACTAAAATACAATCAAAGGGAATGTTTTCCATCCTTCTATGgctttttcataaataaatcAGTACTGCTTGATAATCTTTTTCCTATATACCACGCATTCATAAAGCTAGAGAAATTGTAGGAGGCGCGAGCGGTCTGGGTTCgagtcctggctggggacactgtgttgtgttcttgagcaAGACACTTTGCTCTCACGGTGCctttctccacccaggtgtgtaaatgggtaccggcgatggactagcatcccatccagggggaagggggagggggggaggggcgGTAGAAATACTTCCAGTCCTGCTTCCTGCTACGGAAaccgccggcctgatgggcctttctaGGTTCGTAACAGAGACTTAAAGATATTTGAAACACCTAGGTCACCGAATTGGTGTGAGGCATCTGTCTATTTTTGTCtatctatttttattatttatttcggCACTTGGTTAGTCTAGAGCGACGAGAACGGCGCAGGCATGAGAAAAAATGGGCGCACGAAATCTCGAACAGAGGAGGAGCGACCGAAAAGAGTTTGACCACTTGGTTATGGTTTAACTTGTAATCTACGGGAGAAACTTTGAAGACACGAGGAATAGCTTAAAGAGTTACTAGAGGCTTCTTCCTGGTTGTCAAAGTGAGATAAGCATACGCAGAGGACTAGTGAAATTTGCACGCAGCCACGCGCCCTCGCGTCGTCCGCGCCATCAATGTCTTCACTTCGCTTCAGTCGATCAAAGAGAGGAGTGCGCTACCCACTGGATGAATGATCACTATCCAGTTGACAAAAACTATGTGGTTTTGCTGACGGCTAATAGCGAAATCCACCTTAAGAAAAACCAAGGCGTAAAATCAAGAGCTTGCTTGCAGGTTGACAAAAATAAAGCTATTTGCTCTAAACGGGCCGGGAAATTAACTAGCGCGGCAGACCACCCTTCAAAGAAGTGAAACAAAACTCCACAATGAGCATACCGTTGGACAAGTTTATTTAAAACGTAAAATCAACAGCTTACCTTTGGTGAGTTTTCTacgtttcattttatttatttaagtttcTAACTAATTCAATGTGCGTGTTTTTAAAACCCTCGTAGGTTCAAGGAATCCGTTTCgtaaaacattttgggaaaatTGAGTTTCGCGAATGTTAAAACAAAGTCGTTAGTATACAGCAAGTGTATAACTTCTACTATTGTGGTATTAGTGAATACTAACTGCTAGTAATTGCTTTACGTTTGCCAagtcaataattttttaaaataagtgtAATTGATTTCAGTCTTTGGGAAACTAGCTGCTTGGTGACGAACGAAAAGAAAAAGTCCTCGGAAAGATTCCTTCCTACGGATAAATTAACGGAATAAatacttgaaagaaaattcgccCACCCACGTCCCCCTGTTACTAGTTGGGTGTGATAACCACttcaccaccaggacaaccatgctggcaataCAGCCATcaaagaggtgatttacgtggttaggGCGTGGACCTCccaggaaattttctttcaaggtgacaaggtaggggagtcAATATCtccccaactaaggatcaagttaacgatacacgaccgtagtcaacttagcggatgacaggGAAGGATCCAAAAGGGATACACGCTGATTTTATTTGTGTATGAAGAGTATATGAAAGAAACACTGACCCCGTACACCTCAAATAGTCatattttcaactgaataaatgtttgaaagaaaatttgccgtGAGCGGGATTTGAAACCACGTTCCCCCgctactagtcgggtgtgatagccaatagggagcttacaaAACGAGGACGACggcggctacgaggacttcatttaaaaatacaagttcgcgttattcatatcactacgaagctTTTtgatgtcgtttcgcgttaaaaatgtgtatgAACTGTCGCGGAATTAAACTGGtgtgagtgggttggaagcgtagagagagaactgaaaattcatcgtcatgtgctaacgtcctccacagaaccttgaatttggtcatttcaggtcgcatttaggagatgacggcaaagaaatgtaccaaaaccGACCTccggtcggatgctctacccattgaacTACCAGAATTCATGTAGAGCAAAGGTGGTTTATCTgggtcctgaatggacaatcTGATTTTTTAGTTGTTCTTTCGCACgtcgccaagcaactagttttcCGACCTTCCCACAGACGCATAAcaccttaaccctttcattcccaagatcaaaacgttcattctcctaactagtacaatagatttctttgttgagcagtcatgagaatttggtgttatatcaacaTCACACCCTTTAAGCtaataattatcttcattctcaatacctgtctgactactaacatttcattgaaattttgagGAGAATTAATGCAGGGTTATAAGGTGGTTTATCAGGGTCCTGAAAGGACAGTCTGGTTTTTTAGTTGTTCTTTCGCACgtcgccaagcaactagttttcCAACCTTCCCACAGACGCATAAcaccttaaccctttcattcccaagatcaaaacgttcattctcctaactagtacaaTAAATTTCTTCGTTgagtagtcatgagaatttggtgttacatcagaatcacacctcttaagctgataattaacttcattctcaatacctgtctgactgaaattgtaaggagaatttacatgctgatcattCCTGGTAGTCAAAAGGTTAAAACTTTTgtgtcattttgtttgtttgtttttaaagaaattcCAAAAGAATCCGTTTGTGGCGGACTACGATTGACAAAAGCttcttcatttttcctttttgattaATCTTAGAGCTATATAAGCAAATGTCATCAGGACAACAGTCATGGCGGCCAGTGCCAGTTCATTGTACCACAAGTGATCGACAATAATTCCTTGTGAGGACAAGTATTGATTGCCATCACTCACGCTGCAAGACagcaaaacaatgaaacaaatcAATCCTGAAGTAAAATTATAATGATAAAtatactgctactactactactgctactgctac of the Montipora foliosa isolate CH-2021 chromosome 14, ASM3666993v2, whole genome shotgun sequence genome contains:
- the LOC137984530 gene encoding homeobox protein koza-like → MEGPDSSKHSFQDVIGTLADMNGRDSSDLKKKTLLPSPDSNQFPQYAERIDQMNDFDKQPMHKQKSTKSRSSFALEQVLHLERVFEHQKYLGSRDRKRIAEKLRLTETQVKTWFQNRRMKEKRKQAEDVERRSKLASINNLAHNMNNSFQGRPYQPPPYQPSPYPERPFVLRHDLKPEYAYPSSFPWNSQVPPYSPPPPYWASYPGPYPGYL